Proteins found in one Lycium ferocissimum isolate CSIRO_LF1 chromosome 6, AGI_CSIRO_Lferr_CH_V1, whole genome shotgun sequence genomic segment:
- the LOC132061128 gene encoding uncharacterized protein LOC132061128, producing the protein MAERHQRLESESAKYEERMRVFEQKAEDRARICDELRTRLEETVEANDLLKTELESATQNQRILDEERNELMVKLARAEADLAEALKSVEAAEAYSTVVVEHERWKSRRITLEEAERGFTDLPALILEARRTEEEAKRALDSDSEDSERTESEHSGSSHTG; encoded by the coding sequence ATGGCCGAGAGGCACCAGCGGCTTGAATCCGAGAGTGCCAAATATGAAGAGAGAATGAGGGTATTCGAGCAAAAAGCTGAGGACAGGGCCCGAATATGTGATGAGCTAAGAACCAGACTCGAGGAGACGGTTGAGGCTAATGATCTTCTCAAAACCGAGCTTGAGTCGGCCACTCAAAACCAGAGAATCCTCGATGAAGAGAGGAATGAGTTAATGGTTAAGCTAGCCCGGGCTGAGGCCGATTTGGCAGAAGCCCTGAAAAGTGTGGAAGCTGCCGAGGCTTACTCCACGGTTGTAGTAGAGCATGAACGGTGGAAGTCTCGGAGGATCACCCTCGAGGAAGCCGAGCGTGGCTTTACTGATCTCCCGGCCCTTATTCTCGAGGCTAGAAGGACCGAGGAAGAAGCCAAAAGAGCTCTTGATTCCGACTCCGAAGACTCTGAGCGGACAGAGTCCGAACATTCTGGTTCCAGCCATACCGGATAG